The proteins below come from a single Necator americanus strain Aroian chromosome V, whole genome shotgun sequence genomic window:
- a CDS encoding hypothetical protein (NECATOR_CHRV.G18445.T1), with the protein MELTPMSIFTSWLTVISVSFTLLPFMMVLDWRRRGTADGFSSVNFVLPLLTTSCWLKHGHMTNDNTNITINTINIGFFIFYILCFAYYQPKRKYLFGQLFVCATVLKLLFTYVDMHTSDVAADVMGSIAAASQIASLAGGVYEIKRAISFGHTEYLPALFQYAIFFLVLQWLAFGILTGNKYIAIANVAALMVNVATISLYFIYPPLTWRVPIIGTGPQQREKKE; encoded by the exons atggagctGACGCCTATGTCTATATTTACCTCATGGTTAACTGTAATCTCGGTTTCATTCACGCTTCTACCATT TATGATGGTGCTGGACTGGCGTCGTCGCGGGACCGCTGATGGTTTCTCTTCTGTGAACTTCGTCCTTCCATTGCTTAC GACTTCATGTTGGTTAAAACATGGTCATATGACTAATGACAACACAAACATCACAATCAATACGATCAATATTggcttcttcattttctacatTCTCTGCTTTGCGTATTATCAGCCGAAAAGG AAATATCTGTTTGGTCAACTCTTCGTATGTGCTACCGTCCTTAAGCTGCTCTTCACGTATGTCGATATGCATA CCAGTGACGTTGCTGCTGATGTGATGGGTTCAATCGCTGCTGCTTCACAAATCGCCAGCTTGGCTGGAGGTGTCTATGAGATT AAACGAGCCATCTCTTTCGGGCACACTGAGTACTTGCCGGCTTTGTTCCAGTATGCcatatttttccttgttttgcaATGGCTCGCATTCGGAATACTCACAGGCAACAAATATATCGCG attgcCAACGTCGCCGCCCTCATGGTGAACGTGGCGACAATCTCGTTGTACTTCATTTATCCACCGCTCACATGGCGAGTGCCTATCATTGGAACGGGCCCACAgcagagagagaaaaaagaatag
- a CDS encoding hypothetical protein (NECATOR_CHRV.G18445.T2) has product MSIFTSWLTVISVSFTLLPFMMVLDWRRRGTADGFSSVNFVLPLLTTSCWLKHGHMTNDNTNITINTINIGFFIFYILCFAYYQPKRKYLFGQLFVCATVLKLLFTYVDMHTSDVAADVMGSIAAASQIASLAGGVYEIKRAISFGHTEYLPALFQYAIFFLVLQWLAFGILTGNKYIAIANVAALMVNVATISLYFIYPPLTWRVPIIGTGPQQREKKE; this is encoded by the exons ATGTCTATATTTACCTCATGGTTAACTGTAATCTCGGTTTCATTCACGCTTCTACCATT TATGATGGTGCTGGACTGGCGTCGTCGCGGGACCGCTGATGGTTTCTCTTCTGTGAACTTCGTCCTTCCATTGCTTAC GACTTCATGTTGGTTAAAACATGGTCATATGACTAATGACAACACAAACATCACAATCAATACGATCAATATTggcttcttcattttctacatTCTCTGCTTTGCGTATTATCAGCCGAAAAGG AAATATCTGTTTGGTCAACTCTTCGTATGTGCTACCGTCCTTAAGCTGCTCTTCACGTATGTCGATATGCATA CCAGTGACGTTGCTGCTGATGTGATGGGTTCAATCGCTGCTGCTTCACAAATCGCCAGCTTGGCTGGAGGTGTCTATGAGATT AAACGAGCCATCTCTTTCGGGCACACTGAGTACTTGCCGGCTTTGTTCCAGTATGCcatatttttccttgttttgcaATGGCTCGCATTCGGAATACTCACAGGCAACAAATATATCGCG attgcCAACGTCGCCGCCCTCATGGTGAACGTGGCGACAATCTCGTTGTACTTCATTTATCCACCGCTCACATGGCGAGTGCCTATCATTGGAACGGGCCCACAgcagagagagaaaaaagaatag